A window of the Streptomyces formicae genome harbors these coding sequences:
- a CDS encoding SpoIIE family protein phosphatase has translation MSGTDAFSPGPATAGQVEFGPAPPGGLLDVLRMAAVVLDDQGRIALWSPAAEELLGYTAQEALGQYAAQLLVADEHLDLVIGLFTRVMGSGESWAGVFPVRHKDGDMRLLEMRNMRLQDEHGGFYALGLATEQATLRRVERDLALSVRLVDQSPIGLAVLDGELRYVAVNAALERINGVPAVQQIGRPAVGTVPFRHDAAIESAMRKVLETGAPLVDRQVVGRTPADPESERAWSVSLYRLEDPSGRILGVAASVVDVTDRHQSAMEAERARHRLSLVADASVRIGTTLDLRVTARELADVAVPELADIAAVDVLDSAVQGRREEIPAGGTAVFRALAVSAAHPTPAVRAADPPGEVARYDAERLVTQCVRTGRPVVVPQVGEADLPDIARDAEAAVLLAEAGVHSYLAVPLIARGEVLGALDLKRFRNPLPFDADDVLLASELAARAAVCIDNARWYQQQRDTALTLQRSLLPQQPPPNVTGLEVAARYQPAGAAGEVGGDWYDILPLSGDRTALVVGDVMGSGIKAATAMGQLRTATRTLSALDLDPAQVLRHLDAITIGLESHIATCLYALYDPHQAQCTIATAGHLPPVLVRPGRRPRLLELPTGAPLGVGGVAFRAVTVDLNPGDRLVLYTDGLVETRDQDIDVRLDVLLGLLDHPRPGLEETCDRLLESLRPGTGQDDVALLIACVSG, from the coding sequence ATGAGTGGCACGGACGCGTTCTCCCCCGGTCCGGCCACGGCCGGTCAGGTGGAGTTCGGGCCTGCCCCGCCGGGCGGTCTGCTGGACGTCCTGCGGATGGCAGCCGTGGTCCTCGACGACCAGGGCCGGATAGCGCTGTGGAGCCCGGCGGCCGAGGAACTCCTCGGCTACACGGCACAGGAGGCGCTGGGGCAGTACGCGGCGCAGCTGCTGGTCGCCGACGAGCACCTCGACCTGGTGATCGGGCTGTTCACACGGGTCATGGGCAGCGGTGAGAGCTGGGCGGGCGTCTTTCCCGTCCGCCACAAGGACGGCGACATGCGGCTGCTGGAGATGCGCAACATGCGGCTCCAGGACGAGCACGGCGGCTTCTACGCGCTGGGCCTGGCCACCGAGCAGGCGACGCTGCGCCGCGTGGAGCGGGACCTGGCGCTTTCCGTACGGCTCGTGGACCAGTCCCCCATCGGACTCGCCGTGCTCGACGGCGAGCTCCGCTATGTCGCGGTCAACGCCGCACTCGAACGGATCAACGGGGTCCCGGCGGTTCAGCAGATCGGCCGGCCGGCGGTCGGGACGGTGCCGTTCCGGCACGACGCGGCCATCGAGAGTGCGATGCGCAAGGTCCTGGAGACGGGCGCACCGCTGGTGGACCGGCAGGTCGTCGGCCGGACCCCGGCCGACCCGGAGTCCGAGCGGGCCTGGTCGGTGTCGCTGTACCGGCTGGAGGACCCGAGCGGGCGGATCCTGGGCGTCGCGGCCTCGGTCGTGGACGTCACCGACCGGCACCAGTCGGCGATGGAGGCGGAACGGGCGCGGCACCGGCTCAGTCTGGTCGCCGACGCGTCGGTGCGCATCGGAACCACTCTCGACCTGCGGGTGACCGCCCGGGAGCTGGCCGATGTCGCCGTGCCCGAGCTCGCCGACATCGCCGCCGTGGACGTCCTGGACTCGGCCGTCCAGGGCCGGCGCGAGGAGATCCCGGCCGGCGGCACCGCGGTCTTCCGGGCGCTCGCCGTCTCGGCGGCCCACCCGACGCCCGCGGTGCGGGCGGCCGACCCGCCCGGCGAGGTCGCGCGGTACGACGCGGAGCGCCTGGTCACGCAGTGTGTGCGGACCGGCCGGCCGGTCGTCGTCCCTCAGGTGGGCGAGGCGGACCTGCCGGACATCGCGCGCGACGCCGAAGCCGCCGTACTGCTGGCCGAGGCCGGCGTCCATTCGTACCTGGCAGTGCCGCTGATCGCGCGGGGTGAGGTGCTCGGCGCCCTGGACCTCAAGCGGTTCCGCAATCCGCTGCCGTTCGACGCCGACGACGTCCTGCTGGCCTCGGAACTGGCCGCCAGGGCGGCCGTGTGCATCGACAACGCCCGCTGGTACCAGCAGCAGCGTGACACCGCCCTCACGCTCCAGCGCAGCCTGCTGCCCCAGCAGCCGCCGCCGAACGTGACGGGCCTGGAGGTCGCGGCCCGCTACCAGCCGGCCGGTGCGGCGGGCGAGGTGGGCGGCGACTGGTACGACATCCTGCCGCTCAGCGGGGACCGGACAGCGCTGGTGGTGGGCGATGTGATGGGCAGCGGCATCAAGGCCGCGACCGCCATGGGCCAGTTGCGCACCGCGACCCGGACCCTGTCGGCGCTCGACCTCGACCCCGCGCAGGTGCTGCGCCATCTCGACGCGATCACGATCGGCCTCGAGTCGCACATCGCCACCTGCCTGTACGCGCTGTACGACCCCCATCAGGCGCAGTGCACCATCGCCACCGCCGGCCATCTGCCGCCGGTGCTGGTACGGCCCGGCCGCCGCCCCCGGCTGCTGGAACTGCCCACCGGCGCCCCGCTCGGCGTCGGCGGGGTGGCGTTCCGGGCCGTCACCGTCGATCTCAACCCGGGCGACCGGCTGGTGCTCTACACGGACGGGCTGGTCGAGACCCGGGACCAGGACATCGATGTCCGCCTCGACGTGCTACTCGGGCTGCTGGACCACCCGCGTCCGGGGCTGGAGGAGACGTGCGACCGGCTGCTGGAGTCCCTGCGCCCGGGGACGGGGCAGGACGACGTCGCCCTGCTGATCGCGTGTGTGAGCGGCTGA
- a CDS encoding MurR/RpiR family transcriptional regulator yields MPSGQQARAQASAITPGRQSPDLEPSPAEKVRSLFGGHRLSPGQRRIAQYITDHLTEAAFLSITDLADRVGVSQPSVTRFASSLGFSGYPALREALQPIALSALAGAPDAGAELRRNELQAAVDAEIGNLESLRRVFADTDQVLDVGRELARSVPLTVLGLRISASLAEYFAYGARRIHPDVRLVSRGGSVAYDALLQSREAGGSWVLAFAMPRHAKETLAAVRAARSTGLRVALITDRTLGPLVDEADLTLSAGTGSRLVFDSYAAPGVLSAAILQAMADADPERTQQRLEKYEQAAEQHDFFLDH; encoded by the coding sequence GTGCCATCAGGGCAGCAGGCGCGCGCACAGGCCTCTGCGATCACGCCGGGGCGGCAGTCCCCGGACCTGGAGCCGTCGCCCGCGGAGAAGGTCCGCTCGCTGTTCGGCGGCCACCGCCTCTCACCCGGACAGCGGCGCATCGCGCAGTACATCACCGACCACCTCACCGAGGCCGCGTTCCTGTCCATCACGGATCTCGCGGACCGCGTGGGCGTCAGTCAGCCGTCCGTGACGCGGTTCGCGTCGTCCCTCGGTTTCAGCGGGTACCCGGCGCTGCGCGAAGCACTCCAGCCCATCGCGCTCAGCGCGCTCGCCGGCGCCCCCGACGCCGGGGCGGAGCTGCGCCGCAACGAGCTCCAGGCCGCCGTCGACGCCGAGATCGGCAACCTGGAGAGCCTGCGCCGGGTCTTCGCGGACACCGACCAGGTCCTGGACGTCGGCCGTGAACTGGCCCGCTCGGTCCCGCTGACCGTCCTCGGCCTGCGCATCTCCGCCTCGCTCGCGGAGTACTTCGCGTACGGGGCGCGCCGGATCCACCCGGATGTACGCCTGGTCTCCCGCGGCGGCAGCGTGGCGTACGACGCACTGCTCCAGTCGCGGGAGGCGGGCGGCAGCTGGGTGCTGGCCTTCGCGATGCCCCGGCACGCGAAGGAGACCCTGGCGGCTGTGCGGGCCGCGCGCAGCACGGGTCTGCGCGTCGCCCTCATCACCGACCGCACGCTCGGCCCGCTGGTCGACGAGGCCGACCTGACGCTGAGCGCCGGCACCGGCTCCCGCCTCGTCTTCGACTCGTACGCGGCGCCGGGTGTGCTGTCCGCCGCCATCCTCCAGGCGATGGCGGACGCCGACCCCGAGCGCACGCAGCAGCGCCTGGAGAAGTACGAGCAGGCCGCGGAGCAGCACGACTTCTTTCTCGACCACTGA
- the mutA gene encoding methylmalonyl-CoA mutase small subunit yields MTVLPDDGLSLAAEFPDAAHEEWQRLVAGVLRKSGKDVSGAAAEDALATALDDGLAARPLYTARDSAPGTGYPGFAPYVRGSRPLGGWDVRQRHERPEPGRTNEAVLADLENGVTSLWLTVGGPGVPVTGLARALDGVYLDLAAVVLDAGGETPAAARELLRLYEERGVPRDTAHGNLGADPLGLAARTGATADPATDAYLAEAADLARRCHDGYPGLRALTVDALPYHEAGASAAQELGTSLATGVAYLRTLTGAGLTLGGAFGQLEFRYAATADQFLTIAKLRAARRLWARVAEAAGAPESGAQRQHAVTSTVMMTRRDPYVNMLRTTLATLGAGVGGADAVTVLPFDHELGLPDAFARRIARNTSSILLEESHLGRVVDPAGGSWYVERLTAELADAAWAFFQELERAGGQQAALRSGLVGDRIAATWKERGKRLATRREPVTGVSEFPHLAEKPVEREPAPEAPRYEGGLPRVRRDEAYEALRARSDAHLAATGTRPRVFIAALGPASAHTARTAFASNLFQAGGVEPVHDPESVDAATAADAFARSGATVACLCSSDALYEAQAEEVAKALKSAGADQVFLAGRPGERAGVDAYVFAGCDAVAVLSSVLDRMGVAA; encoded by the coding sequence ATGACGGTTCTCCCCGATGACGGGCTCTCGCTCGCTGCCGAATTCCCGGACGCCGCCCATGAGGAGTGGCAGCGCCTCGTGGCAGGCGTGCTGCGCAAGTCGGGCAAGGACGTGTCCGGCGCGGCCGCGGAGGATGCACTGGCGACCGCGCTCGACGACGGGCTCGCCGCCCGCCCCCTCTACACCGCGCGTGACTCCGCGCCCGGCACGGGATACCCCGGGTTCGCCCCCTACGTACGCGGCAGCAGGCCGCTGGGCGGCTGGGACGTACGCCAGCGCCACGAGCGCCCCGAGCCCGGACGCACCAACGAGGCCGTGCTCGCCGACCTGGAGAACGGGGTCACTTCGCTGTGGCTGACCGTGGGCGGCCCCGGCGTGCCCGTCACCGGCCTGGCCCGGGCCCTCGACGGCGTCTACCTCGACCTGGCGGCCGTGGTGCTCGACGCGGGCGGTGAAACGCCCGCCGCGGCGCGCGAGTTGCTCCGGCTGTACGAGGAGCGGGGCGTCCCCCGCGACACGGCGCACGGCAATCTCGGCGCGGACCCGCTGGGCCTCGCCGCCCGCACCGGCGCGACGGCGGACCCGGCGACGGACGCGTACCTGGCCGAAGCAGCCGACCTGGCCCGGCGCTGCCACGACGGCTACCCGGGGCTGCGCGCCCTCACCGTCGACGCGCTGCCGTACCACGAGGCCGGCGCCTCCGCCGCCCAGGAGCTGGGCACCTCGCTCGCGACCGGCGTGGCGTACCTGCGCACGCTGACCGGGGCCGGGCTGACGCTCGGCGGGGCCTTCGGCCAGCTGGAGTTCCGCTACGCGGCCACCGCCGACCAGTTCCTCACCATCGCCAAACTCCGGGCCGCCCGCCGCCTGTGGGCCCGCGTCGCCGAGGCCGCCGGCGCCCCGGAGAGCGGCGCCCAGCGCCAGCACGCCGTCACCTCGACGGTGATGATGACCCGCCGCGACCCGTACGTGAACATGCTGCGCACCACCCTCGCCACCCTGGGCGCCGGGGTGGGCGGCGCGGACGCCGTGACCGTCCTGCCCTTCGACCACGAGCTGGGCCTGCCCGACGCCTTCGCCCGCCGGATCGCGCGCAACACCTCGTCGATCCTGCTGGAGGAGTCCCACCTCGGCCGGGTCGTGGACCCGGCCGGCGGTTCCTGGTACGTGGAGCGGCTCACCGCCGAACTCGCCGACGCCGCATGGGCGTTCTTCCAGGAGCTGGAGCGGGCCGGCGGCCAGCAGGCGGCCCTGCGCTCCGGACTCGTCGGCGACCGGATCGCCGCCACCTGGAAGGAGCGCGGCAAGCGGCTCGCCACCCGGCGCGAACCCGTCACCGGCGTCAGCGAATTCCCGCACCTGGCCGAGAAGCCCGTCGAGCGCGAGCCCGCACCCGAAGCCCCCCGGTACGAGGGCGGCCTGCCCCGGGTCCGCCGCGACGAGGCGTACGAAGCCCTGCGCGCCCGCTCCGACGCCCACCTGGCCGCCACCGGTACCCGGCCGCGCGTCTTCATCGCGGCGCTCGGCCCGGCCTCCGCACACACCGCGCGCACCGCCTTCGCGTCCAACCTCTTCCAGGCGGGAGGCGTGGAACCGGTGCACGACCCCGAGAGCGTGGACGCCGCCACGGCCGCCGACGCCTTCGCCCGCAGCGGCGCCACCGTCGCCTGCCTCTGCTCCAGCGACGCGCTGTACGAGGCGCAGGCCGAGGAAGTCGCCAAGGCGCTGAAGTCGGCGGGCGCCGACCAGGTCTTCCTGGCGGGCCGCCCCGGTGAGCGCGCCGGAGTCGACGCGTACGTCTTCGCGGGCTGCGATGCCGTGGCCGTCCTGTCCTCCGTCCTCGACCGCATGGGAGTTGCGGCGTGA
- the scpA gene encoding methylmalonyl-CoA mutase yields the protein MQIPDFSEIPLDPGTPPAAATEEQWRAAVKETTGSSADALLWETPEGIGVKPLYTGRDLEGLDFLDTYPGIAPYLRGPYPTMYVNQPWTIRQYAGFSTAEESNAFYRRNLAAGQKGLSVAFDLPTHRGYDSDHPRVTGDVGMAGVAIDSIYDMRQLFDGIPLDRMTVSMTMNGAVLPVLALYIVAAEEQGVPPEKLAGTIQNDILKEFMVRNTYIYPPGPSMRIISDIFAYTSQKMPRYNSISISGYHIQEAGATADLELAYTLADGVEYLRAGQEAGLDVDAFAPRLSFFWAIGMNFFMEIAKLRAARLLWAKLVRQFDPKNAKSLSLRTHSQTSGWSLTAQDVFNNVTRTCVEAMAATQGHTQSLHTNALDEALALPTDFSARIARNTQLLLQQESGTCRVIDPWGGSAYVERLTYDLARRAWQHIQEVEAAGGMAQAIDAGIPKLRVEEAAARTQARIDSGRQPVIGVNKYRVETDEQIEVLKVDNSSVRAQQIAKLRRLREERDDTACQDALSALTRAAGGTGNLLELAVNAARAKATVGEISDALEKVYGRHAGQIRTISGVYRNEAGESPSVDRTRSLVDRFEEAEGRRPRILVAKMGQDGHDRGQKVIATAFADLGFDVDVGPLFQTPAEVARQAVEADVHVVGVSSLAAGHLTLVPALREQLAEEGRDDIMIVVGGVIPPQDVPTLLEMGATAVFPPGTVIPDAAHDLVERLAAALGHEGL from the coding sequence ATGCAGATCCCCGACTTCTCCGAGATCCCCCTGGACCCCGGCACCCCGCCCGCGGCCGCCACCGAGGAGCAGTGGCGCGCGGCCGTGAAGGAGACGACCGGCAGCAGCGCCGACGCCCTGCTCTGGGAGACCCCGGAAGGCATCGGCGTCAAGCCGCTGTACACCGGACGCGACCTGGAGGGCCTCGACTTCCTGGACACGTACCCGGGCATCGCCCCGTACCTGCGCGGCCCGTACCCGACGATGTACGTCAACCAGCCCTGGACGATCCGCCAGTACGCCGGCTTCTCCACGGCCGAGGAGTCGAACGCCTTCTACCGGCGCAACCTCGCCGCCGGGCAGAAGGGCCTGTCGGTCGCGTTCGACCTGCCCACCCACCGCGGTTACGACAGCGACCACCCGCGCGTCACCGGCGACGTCGGCATGGCGGGCGTCGCCATCGACTCCATCTACGACATGCGGCAGCTCTTCGACGGCATCCCGCTCGACCGCATGACCGTGTCGATGACGATGAACGGCGCCGTCCTGCCCGTCCTCGCCCTCTACATCGTGGCCGCCGAGGAACAGGGCGTACCGCCCGAGAAGCTGGCCGGGACCATCCAGAACGACATCCTCAAGGAGTTCATGGTCCGCAACACCTACATCTATCCGCCGGGGCCCTCGATGCGGATCATCTCCGACATCTTCGCGTACACCTCGCAGAAGATGCCGCGCTACAACTCCATCTCCATCTCCGGCTACCACATCCAGGAGGCCGGGGCCACGGCCGACCTGGAGCTGGCGTACACGCTCGCCGACGGCGTCGAGTACCTGCGGGCCGGGCAGGAGGCCGGGCTGGACGTGGACGCCTTCGCGCCGCGGCTGTCCTTCTTCTGGGCGATCGGCATGAACTTCTTCATGGAGATCGCCAAGCTGCGTGCCGCCCGGCTGCTGTGGGCCAAGCTGGTCAGGCAGTTCGACCCGAAGAACGCCAAGTCGCTGTCGCTGCGCACCCATTCGCAGACCTCCGGCTGGTCGCTCACCGCCCAGGACGTCTTCAACAACGTCACGCGCACATGCGTGGAGGCGATGGCGGCCACCCAGGGCCACACCCAGTCGCTGCACACCAACGCCCTCGACGAGGCGCTCGCCCTGCCCACCGACTTCTCCGCCCGCATCGCCCGCAACACCCAGCTGCTGCTCCAGCAGGAGTCGGGCACCTGCCGGGTGATCGACCCCTGGGGCGGCAGCGCGTACGTCGAGAGGCTCACCTACGACCTCGCGCGCCGTGCCTGGCAGCACATCCAGGAGGTCGAGGCGGCCGGCGGCATGGCCCAGGCCATCGACGCGGGCATCCCGAAGCTGCGCGTGGAGGAGGCCGCTGCCCGCACCCAGGCCCGGATCGACTCCGGCCGCCAGCCGGTGATCGGCGTCAACAAGTACCGCGTCGAGACCGACGAGCAGATCGAGGTCCTGAAGGTCGACAACTCCTCCGTCCGCGCCCAGCAGATCGCCAAGCTGCGGCGGCTGCGCGAGGAGCGCGACGACACCGCCTGCCAGGACGCGCTGAGCGCGCTGACCCGGGCCGCCGGGGGCACCGGCAACCTGTTGGAACTGGCGGTGAACGCCGCCCGCGCCAAGGCGACCGTCGGCGAGATCTCCGACGCCCTGGAGAAGGTGTACGGGCGGCACGCGGGCCAGATCCGTACGATCTCCGGCGTGTACCGCAACGAGGCAGGGGAGTCTCCGTCCGTGGACCGCACCAGGAGCCTGGTCGACCGCTTCGAGGAGGCGGAGGGCCGCCGTCCGCGCATCCTCGTCGCCAAGATGGGCCAGGACGGGCACGACCGCGGCCAGAAGGTGATCGCCACCGCCTTCGCCGACCTCGGCTTCGACGTGGACGTCGGCCCGCTGTTCCAGACCCCCGCCGAGGTCGCCCGGCAGGCGGTCGAGGCGGACGTCCACGTCGTGGGTGTGTCCTCGCTGGCGGCAGGCCATCTGACCCTCGTCCCCGCGCTGCGCGAGCAGCTCGCGGAGGAGGGCCGCGACGACATCATGATCGTCGTGGGCGGCGTCATCCCGCCGCAGGACGTCCCGACCCTGCTGGAGATGGGCGCGACAGCGGTCTTCCCGCCCGGCACGGTCATCCCCGACGCGGCCCACGACCTGGTCGAGCGGCTCGCCGCGGCGCTGGGCCACGAGGGCTTGTAG
- the meaB gene encoding methylmalonyl Co-A mutase-associated GTPase MeaB, translating to MPLDLDSYVKGVLDGKRAWIARAITLVESTRADHRALAQRLLTELLPHTGRARRIGISGVPGVGKSTFIDAFGTMLTGLGHRVAVLAVDPSSTRTGGSILGDKTRMERLAVDPAAFVRPSPSAGTLGGVAKATRESMVVMEAAGHDVVLVETVGVGQSETAVAGMVDSFLLLTLARTGDQLQGIKKGVLELADVIAVNKADGPHERDARTAARELAGALRLMYPPDAAWTPPVLSCSARDSTGLDTVWDRLEQHRVLLEAAGRLAAKRRDQQVAWAWSMVHDELLGRLHSHPSVRSLAPALEQQVRQGELTATGAAERILEAFGETGGEC from the coding sequence ATGCCCCTCGACCTGGACAGCTATGTGAAGGGCGTGCTCGACGGCAAAAGGGCCTGGATCGCCCGCGCGATCACCCTCGTCGAGTCCACCCGCGCCGACCACCGCGCCCTGGCCCAGCGGCTGCTGACCGAGCTGCTGCCGCACACGGGCCGGGCGCGGCGGATCGGCATCAGCGGGGTGCCCGGCGTGGGCAAGTCGACCTTCATCGACGCCTTCGGCACCATGCTCACCGGCCTCGGCCACCGGGTCGCCGTCCTCGCCGTCGACCCCTCCTCGACGCGTACGGGCGGCTCCATCCTCGGCGACAAGACCCGCATGGAACGCCTCGCGGTCGACCCCGCCGCCTTCGTCCGGCCGTCACCTTCGGCGGGCACGCTGGGCGGCGTCGCCAAGGCCACCCGTGAGTCCATGGTCGTGATGGAGGCGGCCGGCCACGACGTTGTCCTGGTGGAGACCGTCGGCGTCGGCCAGTCCGAGACCGCGGTCGCCGGCATGGTCGACTCCTTCCTCCTGCTCACCCTCGCCCGCACCGGCGACCAGCTCCAGGGCATCAAGAAGGGCGTCCTCGAACTCGCCGACGTCATCGCGGTCAACAAGGCCGACGGCCCCCACGAACGCGACGCCCGCACCGCCGCCCGCGAACTCGCCGGCGCCCTGCGCCTGATGTACCCGCCCGACGCCGCCTGGACCCCACCGGTCCTCAGCTGCAGCGCCCGCGACTCCACCGGCCTCGACACCGTCTGGGACCGCCTCGAACAGCACCGCGTACTCCTCGAAGCAGCCGGCCGCCTCGCCGCCAAACGCCGCGACCAGCAGGTCGCCTGGGCCTGGTCCATGGTCCACGACGAGCTCCTGGGCCGACTCCACAGCCACCCGTCGGTGCGGTCGCTCGCTCCCGCGCTCGAACAGCAGGTCCGGCAGGGTGAGTTGACGGCGACGGGGGCGGCGGAACGGATCCTGGAGGCGTTCGGGGAGACGGGCGGGGAGTGCTGA
- a CDS encoding peptidoglycan-binding domain-containing protein, which produces MRPSVLTRTLVSVTAAVGIAAGSLAGASASFAASAPASKPAVSSEAVAPLAVVNLGLSTTQAKYVQCWLKANWGYTGALDGQLGTNSWKAFQRNLKAHWGYTGAIDGIVGSGTVKALQRLLKDSWGYTGAIDGIAGSGTQAAFKRFANACSGWC; this is translated from the coding sequence ATGCGACCGAGTGTTTTGACGAGGACGCTCGTCAGTGTCACTGCTGCCGTCGGGATCGCCGCCGGCAGCCTGGCGGGGGCGAGCGCGAGCTTCGCGGCGTCCGCGCCGGCTTCGAAGCCGGCGGTGAGTTCCGAGGCCGTCGCTCCGCTCGCGGTGGTCAACCTCGGCCTGAGTACCACGCAGGCCAAGTACGTCCAGTGCTGGCTGAAGGCGAACTGGGGGTACACCGGCGCGCTCGACGGTCAGCTGGGCACCAACAGCTGGAAGGCGTTCCAGCGCAACCTCAAGGCGCACTGGGGGTACACCGGCGCGATCGACGGAATCGTCGGCAGCGGCACGGTGAAGGCGTTGCAGCGCCTGCTGAAGGACAGCTGGGGCTACACGGGCGCGATCGACGGAATCGCCGGATCGGGCACCCAGGCCGCGTTCAAGCGGTTCGCCAACGCCTGCAGCGGCTGGTGCTGA
- a CDS encoding FadR/GntR family transcriptional regulator — protein sequence MFSKVSGPVRLADQVAAILAEEIESGRLAEGDKLPTEVALVKQLGVSRTVVREAVSRLRNAGLVEPRQGLGVFVLPRRTRPLDLEADTVGATDTKAKVLQIVEVRRAMEGEAASLAATRAAPDDIARMRQALDAIDAAVASGGDGVDEDLAFHRSIAESTGNTVLVSTVRYLGEVLRSGIRVTRANEARRGDFIEAVRQEHHAILAAIETGDAVAARTAARRHMHHAASRLQDADDGFWTEAEDLDVDLDVDVDVDMDVDAGP from the coding sequence ATGTTTTCCAAGGTGAGCGGTCCCGTCCGGCTCGCGGACCAGGTCGCCGCGATCCTCGCGGAGGAGATCGAGTCCGGACGGCTGGCCGAGGGCGACAAGCTGCCCACCGAGGTCGCGCTGGTCAAGCAGCTGGGCGTCAGCCGCACGGTGGTCCGCGAGGCCGTGTCGCGGCTGCGCAACGCGGGCCTGGTCGAACCGCGCCAGGGCCTCGGCGTCTTCGTCCTGCCCCGGCGCACCCGCCCGCTCGACCTCGAGGCCGACACCGTCGGGGCCACCGACACCAAGGCCAAGGTGCTGCAGATCGTGGAGGTACGCCGCGCCATGGAGGGCGAGGCGGCCTCCCTCGCGGCGACGCGCGCCGCACCGGACGACATCGCCCGGATGCGTCAGGCGCTGGACGCGATCGACGCGGCGGTCGCGTCCGGCGGCGACGGCGTGGACGAGGACCTCGCCTTCCACCGCTCCATCGCCGAATCGACCGGAAACACGGTGCTGGTCTCGACCGTGCGCTACCTCGGAGAGGTGCTGCGCAGCGGCATCCGCGTCACCCGCGCCAACGAGGCCCGCCGCGGCGACTTCATCGAAGCGGTCCGCCAGGAGCACCACGCCATCCTGGCCGCCATCGAGACGGGCGACGCCGTGGCGGCCCGTACGGCCGCCCGCCGCCATATGCACCATGCCGCCTCCCGCCTCCAGGACGCGGACGACGGCTTCTGGACCGAGGCCGAGGACCTGGACGTGGACCTGGACGTGGACGTGGACGTGGACATGGACGTGGACGCCGGTCCCTGA
- the denD gene encoding D-erythronate dehydrogenase — translation MRIVITGGFGFLGRQVAGALLETRTFRGAPIGRLVLADRFVPSRSPLAEDPLVDIVQGDLADRLDEVFAKPVDVLIHLASAVSAECEADFDLGMGANVDTTRALLEAARAQSAAGRPVPLVVFSSSVAVYGSDPALPLPAVVSEATLPTPRSSYGAQKLVCEQLVAEYTRRGFVDGRVARLMTVSVRPGKPNAAASGFLSGIIREPLAGLPATCPVRPGLRVALASPRRTVQGILRVAEAERGAGPGRLDGRVPVNLPALTVTVAEMLATLRRVAGDAVADLVTVAPDPGIEAIVGSWPAVFDNARAAALGLEPDPDFASVVRDFRDLLATEATGPAPID, via the coding sequence ATGAGGATCGTCATCACGGGCGGCTTCGGCTTCCTGGGCCGACAGGTCGCCGGCGCCCTGCTGGAGACGCGGACGTTCCGCGGTGCCCCGATCGGCCGACTGGTCCTCGCGGACCGGTTCGTGCCGTCCCGGTCGCCGCTGGCGGAGGACCCGCTCGTCGACATCGTCCAGGGCGACCTGGCCGACCGCCTCGACGAGGTGTTCGCGAAGCCGGTGGACGTGCTGATCCACCTCGCCTCCGCGGTCTCGGCCGAGTGCGAGGCCGACTTCGACCTCGGCATGGGTGCCAACGTGGACACGACCCGCGCACTGCTCGAAGCCGCCCGGGCACAGTCGGCCGCCGGCCGTCCCGTACCGCTGGTCGTGTTCTCCAGCAGCGTCGCGGTCTACGGCAGCGACCCGGCGCTGCCGCTGCCGGCGGTGGTCAGCGAGGCGACACTGCCCACGCCGCGGTCGAGCTACGGCGCCCAGAAGCTGGTCTGCGAGCAGCTGGTCGCCGAGTACACCCGCCGCGGTTTCGTGGACGGACGCGTCGCCCGCCTGATGACCGTGTCGGTGCGGCCGGGCAAGCCGAACGCGGCCGCGTCCGGATTCCTCTCCGGCATCATCCGCGAGCCGCTCGCGGGCCTCCCCGCGACCTGCCCGGTCCGCCCCGGCCTGCGGGTGGCCCTGGCCTCGCCGCGGCGCACGGTCCAGGGGATCCTCCGCGTCGCCGAGGCCGAGCGCGGAGCCGGTCCCGGCCGACTCGACGGCCGGGTGCCGGTCAACCTCCCGGCGCTCACGGTCACGGTCGCCGAAATGCTGGCCACCCTGCGGCGCGTGGCCGGCGACGCCGTGGCCGATCTGGTGACGGTCGCGCCCGACCCCGGCATCGAGGCCATCGTGGGCTCGTGGCCCGCCGTCTTCGACAACGCCAGGGCCGCCGCGCTCGGCCTGGAGCCCGACCCGGACTTCGCATCGGTGGTCCGGGACTTCCGCGACCTCCTCGCGACGGAGGCGACCGGCCCGGCGCCGATAGACTGA